Proteins encoded in a region of the Pseudothermotoga elfii DSM 9442 = NBRC 107921 genome:
- a CDS encoding flagellar hook protein FlgE, whose product MMRSMFSGVAGMRNFQYAIDVVGNNIANVNTVGFKGSRVTFQTALLQTMKAARSPQNNIGGTNPIQIGLGSQLATIDKIMTQGSFENTGNKTDLAIQGDGFFVLSDGSQYYYTRAGALSVDTNGTLIQSSTGYKVQGWRAIQDPATGTRYVDTNQPIGDIVISAGMTMPANATTSATMEGNLNSSVGPTPFSMTVTDEDGNEHSVRFVFSKTDDDFVRQTDPFSTKQSYTWTAYDENNAVVSVGYIVMNQYGNVDEAGVYQNLSATATTDGQLTQTDVSGTIPADGDYHAVVLDSNGNVIFSDAVPISGGNFTISDSDIVNGQNYTVIFYDETTASDEFTVATGANISIPTAGEARFYESDNPSNYNVLSYESPKYVTAVQMYDSLGNAYSVYVEFTRIGEFGNMKNAWIWKAYTASGEPITYIDANGQSSDGTNNYVGGIINFNESGRISGMYGVTWDGSQLTVGNTELRTISFSASHRGDSNVTAAIDFSSMTQFSGSNSAAFTYQNGNALGTLQSFAINENGEIIGTFSNGLTDILGQVALAVFNNPAGLTEIGDSLYITSSNSGLAQIGTAGSGGRGTLIPGALEMSNVDLAEEFTRMIIAQRGFQANARVITTADTILGELVALRR is encoded by the coding sequence ATGATGCGCTCTATGTTCAGCGGTGTCGCTGGCATGAGAAATTTTCAATACGCTATCGACGTAGTTGGCAACAACATAGCCAATGTGAACACCGTGGGATTTAAAGGTTCAAGGGTAACTTTCCAAACGGCGCTCCTCCAAACCATGAAAGCAGCCCGGAGTCCACAAAACAACATTGGCGGCACAAACCCAATACAAATCGGTCTCGGTTCACAGCTCGCGACTATTGATAAAATAATGACCCAAGGTTCATTCGAAAACACCGGTAACAAAACAGATCTCGCAATTCAGGGAGACGGATTCTTCGTACTCAGTGATGGTAGCCAGTACTATTACACGCGAGCTGGCGCACTCTCTGTTGATACGAATGGAACGCTGATTCAGAGCTCAACAGGCTACAAAGTGCAGGGTTGGAGAGCTATACAGGATCCAGCTACCGGTACGAGATATGTTGACACAAACCAACCAATAGGTGACATAGTAATAAGTGCAGGAATGACCATGCCCGCAAACGCAACAACCAGTGCGACAATGGAAGGAAATCTCAATTCTTCTGTTGGGCCAACACCGTTTTCGATGACAGTTACTGATGAAGATGGAAACGAACATTCTGTGAGGTTTGTCTTTTCAAAAACCGACGATGATTTTGTAAGGCAGACTGATCCATTTTCAACCAAGCAAAGTTATACATGGACGGCTTACGACGAAAATAACGCTGTCGTATCCGTGGGCTATATAGTTATGAATCAATATGGCAATGTTGATGAAGCTGGAGTATATCAAAACCTGAGTGCTACAGCTACCACAGATGGTCAGCTAACACAGACAGATGTATCAGGCACTATCCCAGCTGATGGAGATTATCACGCAGTTGTTCTCGATAGCAATGGCAATGTGATTTTCAGTGATGCTGTACCGATAAGTGGCGGAAATTTCACAATAAGCGATTCCGATATTGTCAACGGTCAAAATTATACTGTTATTTTCTATGATGAAACAACAGCCAGCGATGAATTCACTGTTGCTACCGGTGCAAATATTTCAATCCCAACGGCTGGAGAAGCAAGGTTTTATGAGTCAGATAATCCATCAAATTACAACGTGCTTTCCTATGAAAGCCCGAAATATGTAACAGCGGTTCAAATGTATGATTCACTTGGAAATGCCTATTCAGTTTATGTGGAATTCACAAGAATAGGTGAATTTGGTAATATGAAAAACGCATGGATATGGAAAGCTTATACAGCAAGTGGTGAACCAATAACATATATTGATGCAAACGGCCAGAGTAGTGACGGAACAAACAACTATGTTGGCGGAATTATCAACTTCAATGAATCTGGAAGGATCAGCGGCATGTACGGAGTTACATGGGACGGAAGCCAACTTACAGTCGGTAACACTGAACTTCGAACGATCAGCTTTTCTGCATCTCATCGTGGTGATAGTAATGTTACTGCGGCAATTGACTTTTCGTCCATGACACAATTTTCTGGAAGTAATTCTGCCGCCTTTACCTATCAAAATGGAAATGCACTTGGAACATTGCAGTCTTTTGCAATAAATGAAAATGGTGAAATCATAGGCACCTTCAGCAACGGTTTGACAGATATTCTTGGCCAGGTGGCTCTGGCAGTTTTCAATAACCCGGCGGGTCTAACAGAGATCGGCGATTCGTTATACATAACCAGTTCAAATAGCGGGCTTGCACAGATTGGGACCGCGGGCAGCGGTGGAAGAGGCACACTTATACCAGGAGCTCTTGAAATGTCAAACGTTGATCTTGCAGAAGAATTTACGAGAATGATCATAGCCCAACGTGGTTTTCAGGCCAACGCGAGGGTTATAACAACAGCTGATACCA